The proteins below are encoded in one region of Rana temporaria chromosome 2, aRanTem1.1, whole genome shotgun sequence:
- the LOC120928700 gene encoding potassium voltage-gated channel subfamily E member 2-like: MYVSANFTQTIENAFKKVFENYMNSVKNNQSIAAKQLKNTLEEENFNFVILYLMVMIGMFSFIIVAILVSTTRSKRHKTTDELDPYSRYIETDFNKKGVGVTLENPAARSYSAPLSP; encoded by the coding sequence ATGTACGTAAGTGCAAACTTCACGCAGACCATAGAAAATGCCTTCAAGAAAGTCTTTGAAAATTACATGAACAGCGTGAAGAACAATCAGTCAATAGCTGCAAAACAGCTTAAGAACACATTGGAGGAAGAGAACTTCAACTTCGTCATCCTCTACCTAATGGTGATGATCGGCATGTTCTCCTTCATTATTGTGGCCATCCTGGTGAGCACCACCAGGTCAAAGAGGCACAAAACCACAGATGAGCTTGATCCCTACAGCAGATATATTGAAACTGACTTCAATAAAAAGGGTGTTGGAGTGACACTGGAAAACCCGGCTGCCAGGTCTTACTCCGCTCCACTCTCTCCATAG